The following are encoded in a window of Castanea sativa cultivar Marrone di Chiusa Pesio chromosome 9, ASM4071231v1 genomic DNA:
- the LOC142609146 gene encoding uncharacterized protein LOC142609146 gives MVEKGNEIEDGSVSGSGLLEIEKMIDTLTQAGRVGDTRRLEAFAACDVSILEKVLPHCNVDQLMYVEKFCKSKVRDLSLVTDQLWKKFYEREFGVSKADVVVQRMREKKVSFKWVTMYEAKLKEVAEAENEAIDRVKQLYKKENERKQSRQLKVCEVVKPITRKRGCDEICNIKKGNLMKKARKEFENCREVKDLAAINRIALQRKYHHCPTLFIK, from the coding sequence ATGGTGGAAAAGGGCAATGAAATTGAAGATGGGTCTGTGTCTGGGTCTGGTTTACTTGAGATCGAGAAGATGATAGACACACTAACGCAAGCTGGGCGTGTGGGCGACACGCGCCGTCTCGAGGCTTTTGCGGCGTGTGATGTTTCGATTCTTGAGAAGGTTTTGCCACACTGCAATGTTGATCAGTTGATGTATGTGGAGAAGTTTTGCAAATCCAAAGTGAGAGATCTGAGCCTTGTGACTGATCAGTTGTGGAAGAAATTCTACGAAAGGGAATTTGGGGTTTCAAAGGCTGATGTTGTGGTTCAAAGGATGAGGGAAAAGAAGGTTTCATTCAAGTGGGTGACAATGTATGAAGCTAAATTGAAGGAAGTGGCTGAGGCTGAGAACGAAGCGATTGATCGAGTAAAGCAACTTTACAAGAAAGAGAATGAGAGGAAACAGAGTAGGCAACTCAAGGTTTGCGAGGTGGTGAAACCCATCACAAGAAAGAGGGGATGTGATGAGATCTGTAACATAAAGAAGGGAAACTTGATGAAAAAGGCAAGAAAAGAGTTTGAAAACTGCAGAGAGGTGAAGGATCTTGCTGCTATCAACAGGATTGCCTTGCAAAGGAAATATCATCATTGTCCCACTTTGTTCATTAAGTGA
- the LOC142610552 gene encoding putative SWI/SNF-related matrix-associated actin-dependent regulator of chromatin subfamily A member 3-like 1, giving the protein MEDEVDPVSLFLSLEQWQDPDEFSLLQDFPPSQPPPETFMVGFIMANIVGIQHYSGTISGREMVGLVREPLNPYDSNAIKVLNTRTVQVGHIERNVASVLAPLIDSLAIHVEGIVPNTRVPGNRYKIPCQVHVFARADAFQTVKSAISRGGLTLISDSDQSFTLSEAAVVKEKKKGVEEFKSVDEIFKLVDENASKKGRLEALEPPANVIKSKLFKHQKEGLGWLVNRENSNELPPFWEEKDGSYVNILTNFSTEVRPEPLRGGIFADDMGLGKTLTLLSLIAFDKFDSASVNEISSGSVDLENLDEIGEEDGDSSKKGKRGRVSKKGTLSRKKRKINDARLDANVIRKSANVCEGSSSNFVIKTTLIVCPPSVFSTWVTQLQEHTWRGKLKVYMYYGERTSDVEELKKYDIVLTTYSTLAAEVQRPWSPVSKIEWWRVILDEAHVIKNVNARQSEAVTDLKAKRRWVVTGTPIQNGSFDLFSLMSFLRFEPFSIKSYWQSLVQRPLSQGDQKGLSRLQVLMATISLRRTKDKGLVGLPPKTIEICYVELSKEERELYDNMEGEAKSVFRNYFNAGRQMPNYSAVLSILLRLRQICIDLALCPSDLKSLLPDHNIEDVSNNPELLKKMVEVLQEGEDFDCPICMSPPTNIVITRCAHIFCQACILKTLQRKTCCPLCRRPVQQSDLFTAPPENSDADDAGVSSSKTTASSKVSTLLKLLVESRDQNPAIKSVVFSQFRKMLILLEKPLKDAGFKILRLDGSMNAKRRANVIEEFAIPGPDSPTVLLASLKASGTGINLTAASRVYLLEPWWNPAVEDQAMDRVHRIGQKEDVKIVRLIARNSIEERILELQARKQKLAREAFGGRGPKDRREIGYEDLRVLMSL; this is encoded by the exons ATGGAAGACGAAGTGGACCCAGTATCACTTTTCTTGAGTCTAGAACAGTGGCAAGACCCAGATGAGTTTTCACTTCTGCAGGACTTTCCACCGTCACAGCCTCCGCCGGAGACTTTCATGGTGGGTTTCATAATGGCTAATATCGTTGGAATCCAACACTACTCGGGGACTATAAGCGGTCGAGAAATGGTGGGTTTGGTTCGCGAGCCTCTCAATCCTTACGATTCGAACGCTATCAAGGTTCTCAACACTCGCACCGTCCAAGTCGGCCACATCGAACGCAACGTCGCCTCGGTCTTGGCGCCTTTGATCGACTCTCTTGCGATTCACGTCGAAGGCATTGTGCCCAACACTCGCGTGCCTGGGAATAGGTACAAGATTCCCTGCCAAGTCCACGTTTTCGCGAGGGCCGACGCGTTTCAGACCGTGAAATCGGCTATTTCGCGAGGTGGGCTGACCTTGATTTCGGATTCTGATCAGTCTTTTACTCTGTCGGAGGCGGCGGTggtgaaggagaagaagaagggtgTTGAGGAATTCAAGAGCGTGGATGAAATTTTCAAGCTTGTGGATGAGAATGCGAGCAAGAAAGGTCGTTTGGAAGCTTTGGAACCGCCCGCGAATGTGATCAAATCGAAGCTCTTTAAGCATCAGAAAGAGGGGTTGGGTTGGTTGGTTAATAGAGAGAATTCGAACGAATTGCCTCCGTTTTGGGAGGAGAAAGATGGAAGTTATGTCAATATATTGACGAATTTTAGTACTGAAGTGCGGCCCGAGCCTTTGCGTGGTGGGATTTTCGCGGATGATATGGGGTTGGGTAAGACTCTAACTTTGCTGTCTTTGATTGCATTCGATAAATTCGATAGTGCTTCTGTTAATGAAATTAGTAGTGGTAGTGTAGATTTAGAAAACTTAGATGAAATAGGTGAGGAGGATGGGGATAGTAGCAAGAAGGGTAAGAGAGGTAGAGTAAGTAAGAAGGGTACTTTGTCACGGAAGAAACGTAAAATTAATGATGCAAGATTAGATGCCAATGTAATACGGAAGTCTGCTAATGTTTGTGAGGGCTCTTCTAGTAATTTTGTTATCAAGACAACTTTAATTGTCTGCCCACCTTCTGTATTTTCGACGTGGGTAACACAGCTACAAGAGCATACTTGGCGAGGAAAGTTGaaagtgtatatgtattatgGGGAGAGAACAAGTGATGTTGAGGAGCTTAAGAAGTATGATATAGTATTGACGACGTATAGTACTCTGGCTGCTGAAGTTCAACGGCCATGGTCCCCTGTGAGTAAGATTGAGTGGTGGCGGGTCATTTTGGATGAGGCACATGTGATAAAGAATGTGAATGCTCGACAAAGTGAAGCTGTCACTGATTTGAAAGCCAAGCGGAGGTGGGTTGTTACGGGAACACCAATTCAGAATGGCtcatttgatttgttttctttgatgTCATTCTTGCGGTTTGAGCCATTTTCAATTAAGAGCTATTGGCAAAGCTTGGTACAGCGTCCACTTTCTCAGGGGGACCAAAAGGGCCTCTCACGTCTACAG GTTCTAATGGCAACCATTTCTTTGCGAAGAACAAAAGACAAGGGACTGGTTGGGTTGCCACCTAAAACTATAGAGATTTGTTATGTGGAACTTTCTAAAGAAGAACGTGAATTGTACGACAATATGGAAGGGGAAGCTAAGAGTGTTTTCCGGAATTATTTTAATGCTGGTCGACAGATGCCCAATTACTCAGCTGTACTTAGTATACTCCTACGACTTCGCCAGATATGTATTGATTTGGCGTTGTGCCCTTCAGATCTCAAATCGTTACTTCCTGATCACAATATTGAAG ATGTATCCAACAATCCGGAGTTGCTGAAAAAGATGGTTGAGGTACTGCAAGAGGGTGAAGATTTTGACTGTCCAATTTGCATGTCACCACCAACCAATATTGTAATTACACGTTGTGCTCACATTTTTTGCCAAGCTTGTATTTTAAAAACTCTACAGCGCAAAACCTGCTGCCCCCTTTGTCGCCGTCCTGTGCAACAGTCTGACCTGTTCACAGCCCCTCCAGAAAATTCTGATGCTGATGATGCTGGAGTATCTTCTTCAAAAACAACAGCATCTTCAAAAGTATCCACTCTTCTAAAACTTCTTGTGGAATCAAGAGATCAAAACCCAGCTATAAAATCAGTAGTATTTTCACAGTTCCGAAAGATGTTGATATTACTTGAAAAGCCACTGAAAGATGCTGGTTTCAAAATTTTGCGCTTAGATGGGTCTATGAATGCAAAGAGAAGGGCAAATGTGATTGAAGAATTTGCAATTCCTGGACCAGATTCACCCACAGTTTTGCTTGCAAGTCTGAAGGCCTCAGGAACAGGTATAAACCTCACAGCTGCTTCTAGAGTCTACTTGTTGGAGCCATGGTGGAACCCAGCTGTTGAGGATCAGGCAATGGATCGGGTTCACCGGATTGGACAGAAGGAGGATGTGAAGATTGTGAGGTTGATAGCCCGAAACAGCATTGAAGAGAGGATATTAGAGTTACAGGCGAGAAAGCAGAAACTTGCAAGGGAAGCTTTCGGAGGTAGGGGTCCAAAGGATAGGAGGGAGATTGGTTATGAAGATCTTCGTGTCCTCATGTCTCTATAA